From Phenylobacterium montanum, the proteins below share one genomic window:
- a CDS encoding glycosyltransferase translates to MELTETRAKTPASARAASASAELTVVAPTFNECANVEKLVAKLDAALAGIAWEAVFVDDNSPDGTAEAVKAVAARDPRIRCIRRVRRRGLAGAVVEGALSSAAPYVAVIDADLQHDETLLPRMLEQLKSGAAELVVASRYVGGPKTIEGLDGPMRRMGSDLANKLGRMVLRQDVSDPVSGFFMIRRELVDRVAPSLATEGFKILFDIIASQPEPLKIVELPYVFREREAGGSKLDKRIVIDYLGLLLSKLSGGVIPSRALMFGMVGASGLVVHLTVLQLLLSTDLNFSLIQFLAAMTAMTTNYIFNNITTYRDRRKRGLAFVVGYVKFCALCSISVFTSVAVATMVRSWGVYPQIAGASGAVLGALWNYVTTALAVW, encoded by the coding sequence GTGGAACTGACCGAAACCCGGGCCAAGACCCCAGCGTCGGCCCGAGCCGCCTCAGCCTCCGCCGAACTGACCGTGGTCGCGCCGACTTTCAACGAATGCGCCAATGTCGAAAAGCTGGTCGCCAAGCTGGACGCGGCGCTGGCCGGGATCGCCTGGGAGGCGGTGTTCGTCGACGACAATTCGCCCGACGGCACGGCCGAGGCCGTCAAGGCCGTCGCGGCCCGCGACCCGCGCATCCGCTGCATCCGGCGCGTGCGCCGCCGCGGCCTGGCCGGCGCGGTGGTCGAAGGCGCCCTCTCCAGCGCCGCGCCCTACGTGGCGGTGATCGACGCCGACCTGCAGCACGACGAGACCCTGCTGCCCCGGATGCTGGAGCAGCTCAAGTCCGGCGCGGCCGAGCTGGTGGTCGCCAGCCGCTATGTCGGCGGCCCCAAGACCATCGAGGGCCTGGACGGGCCCATGCGCCGGATGGGCAGCGACCTCGCCAACAAACTCGGCCGCATGGTGCTGCGCCAGGACGTGTCGGATCCGGTCAGCGGTTTCTTCATGATCCGCCGCGAACTGGTCGACCGGGTGGCGCCCAGCCTAGCCACCGAGGGCTTCAAGATCCTGTTCGACATCATCGCCAGCCAGCCCGAGCCCCTGAAGATCGTCGAGCTGCCCTATGTCTTCCGCGAGCGCGAGGCGGGCGGCTCCAAGCTCGATAAGCGGATCGTCATCGACTATCTGGGACTTCTGCTGTCCAAGCTCTCCGGCGGGGTGATCCCCTCGCGGGCGCTGATGTTCGGCATGGTCGGCGCCAGCGGCCTCGTCGTGCACCTGACGGTGCTGCAGCTGCTGCTCTCGACCGACCTCAACTTCTCGCTGATCCAGTTTCTGGCGGCCATGACCGCCATGACCACCAACTACATCTTCAACAACATCACCACCTATCGCGACCGGCGCAAACGCGGCCTCGCCTTCGTGGTCGGCTATGTGAAGTTCTGCGCCCTCTGCTCGATCAGCGTCTTCACCAGCGTGGCGGTGGCGACCATGGTCAGGAGCTGGGGCGTCTATCCCCAGATCGCCGGCGCCTCGGGCGCGGTGCTGGGCGCGCTGTGGAATTATGTGACGACGGCGCTGGCGGTTTGGTAG
- a CDS encoding dehydrogenase E1 component subunit alpha/beta produces the protein MDRADIVHENFLRRVKARDFPQGAPPSGPLNRTDAVAIYRAGCLSRALDRTSRAMQQAGQGFYTIGSSGHEGMAAVAQALKPTDPAFLHYRDAAFQIARAGQVPGVSITWDMLLSFAASSEDPISGGRHKVLGSKALNIPPQTSTIASHLPKAVGAAYSIPLARRRPPEHRSLAEDAIVMCSFGDASANHSTAQGAFNAASWTAYQGVPLPLLFVCEDNGIGISTKTPKGWIAANFQDRPRLKYFACDGLDLYETYRTALEAAAYVRERQRPAFLHLRAIRLYGHAGADVPTTYLSRDEVEAEEANDPLLHSVRLLDQAGALSPDEALAIYEETCARTKRVAADAVTRPKLKTAAEVMASLIPPRRECRPTNGPSDEARATAFGADLKAMDAPQPMSRVINFALTDLMLAHGEIVMMGEDVGRKGGVYGVTQKLQARFGPDRMIDTLLDEQAILGLGIGLAHNGFLPMPEIQFLAYLHNAEDQIRGEAATLSFFSNGQYTNPMVLRIAGLGYQKGFGGHFHNDNSVAVLRDIPGLILACPSNGADAAKMLRECVRLAREEQRVVVFLEPIALYPMRDLFEDKDGGWMSLYPPPDQSIALGEVGAHGDGKDLAIVSFANGYYLSRQAEPRLKAAGIESRIIDLRWLNPLPAESLLKALDGCKRVLLVDECRRSAGGPSEALATLLAEKTDLPVARIAAEDSFIATGPAYAATMPSVDDIVEAARALVGGRA, from the coding sequence TTGGATCGGGCCGATATCGTCCACGAAAATTTCCTGCGCCGGGTCAAGGCGCGCGATTTCCCGCAAGGCGCCCCGCCGTCCGGACCGCTGAACCGGACCGACGCCGTCGCCATCTATCGCGCCGGCTGCCTGTCGCGGGCGCTGGACCGCACCAGCCGGGCCATGCAGCAGGCCGGGCAGGGCTTCTACACCATCGGCTCCTCGGGCCACGAGGGCATGGCGGCGGTGGCCCAGGCGCTGAAACCCACCGACCCGGCCTTCCTGCACTACCGCGACGCCGCCTTCCAGATCGCCCGCGCCGGCCAGGTTCCCGGTGTTTCGATCACCTGGGACATGCTGCTGTCCTTCGCCGCCTCGTCCGAGGACCCGATCTCCGGCGGCCGGCACAAGGTGCTGGGCTCAAAGGCGCTGAACATCCCGCCGCAGACCTCGACCATCGCCAGCCATCTGCCCAAGGCGGTGGGCGCGGCCTATTCCATCCCGCTGGCGCGCCGCCGCCCGCCCGAGCATCGCTCGCTGGCCGAGGACGCCATCGTCATGTGCTCGTTCGGCGACGCCTCGGCCAACCACTCCACCGCCCAGGGCGCCTTCAACGCCGCCAGCTGGACCGCCTATCAGGGCGTGCCCCTGCCGCTGCTGTTCGTCTGCGAGGACAACGGCATCGGTATCTCGACCAAGACGCCCAAGGGCTGGATCGCCGCCAATTTCCAGGACCGGCCGCGACTGAAATATTTCGCCTGCGACGGGCTCGACCTCTACGAGACCTACCGCACCGCGCTGGAGGCCGCCGCCTATGTGCGCGAGCGCCAGCGGCCCGCCTTCCTGCACCTGCGCGCCATCCGCCTCTACGGCCATGCCGGCGCCGACGTGCCCACGACCTATCTCTCGCGCGACGAGGTCGAGGCCGAGGAGGCCAACGATCCGCTGCTGCACAGCGTGCGCCTGCTGGACCAGGCCGGCGCGCTCAGCCCCGACGAGGCCCTGGCCATCTATGAGGAGACCTGCGCGCGCACGAAGCGGGTTGCGGCCGACGCGGTCACCCGGCCCAAGCTGAAGACCGCCGCGGAGGTCATGGCCTCGCTGATCCCGCCCAGGCGCGAATGCCGCCCGACCAACGGCCCCAGCGACGAGGCCCGCGCCACAGCCTTCGGCGCCGACCTCAAGGCCATGGACGCGCCCCAGCCGATGAGCCGGGTGATCAACTTCGCCCTGACCGACCTGATGCTGGCCCACGGCGAGATCGTGATGATGGGCGAGGACGTCGGCCGCAAGGGCGGGGTCTATGGCGTCACCCAGAAGCTGCAGGCTCGGTTCGGCCCCGACCGGATGATCGACACCCTGCTGGACGAGCAGGCGATCCTCGGCCTCGGCATCGGCCTCGCGCACAACGGCTTTCTGCCCATGCCCGAGATCCAGTTCCTGGCCTATCTGCATAACGCCGAGGACCAGATCCGCGGCGAGGCGGCGACCCTGTCGTTCTTCTCCAATGGCCAGTACACCAACCCGATGGTGCTGCGCATCGCGGGCCTCGGCTACCAGAAGGGCTTCGGCGGCCACTTCCACAACGACAACTCCGTCGCCGTGCTGCGCGACATTCCCGGCCTGATCCTGGCCTGCCCGTCCAACGGCGCCGACGCCGCCAAGATGTTGCGCGAGTGCGTACGGCTGGCGCGGGAGGAGCAGCGGGTGGTGGTGTTCCTGGAACCCATCGCCCTCTATCCGATGCGCGACCTTTTCGAGGACAAGGACGGGGGCTGGATGAGCCTCTATCCGCCGCCGGACCAGAGCATCGCGCTCGGCGAGGTCGGCGCACACGGCGACGGCAAGGACCTTGCCATCGTCAGCTTCGCCAACGGCTATTACCTGTCGCGCCAGGCCGAGCCGCGGCTGAAGGCGGCGGGGATCGAAAGCCGGATCATCGACCTCAGGTGGCTCAATCCGCTGCCGGCCGAGAGCCTCCTGAAGGCGCTGGACGGCTGCAAGCGCGTGCTGCTGGTCGACGAATGCCGCCGCTCGGCCGGCGGCCCGTCCGAAGCCTTGGCGACGCTCCTGGCGGAAAAGACCGACCTGCCCGTCGCCCGCATCGCCGCCGAGGACAGCTTCATCGCCACCGGCCCGGCTTATGCGGCGACCATGCCCTCGGTCGACGACATCGTCGAGGCGGCCCGGGCCCTGGTGGGAGGGCGCGCGTGA
- a CDS encoding acetolactate synthase large subunit — translation MNGADAILATLADNGVEACFANPGTSEMHFVSALDREPRIRPVLCLFEGVVTGAADGYGRMAGKPAVTLLHLGPGYANGVANLHNARRAYTPIVNVIGDHATYHRKYDAPLTSDIEALARPNSRWIGVAEDADHAAYLAAEAVRHSFGPPGGSATLVLPADCAWSPATRKGGVAERPMPAAPDGAQVDAAARALKAAAKPVVLIGGQACEARGLAAAGRLAAHGIRVLTDTFVARQPRGGARYSPDRMPYFAEMALSDLAGADLMVLAGTTQPVAFFAYPAMPSVLVPEGCQELSLAGRAEDAGAALEALADALGAPAEAAPNGYAVPERPTGEINAYTIGASIARHMPEETVISDDAVTSGLPIFMQTRGARPHDWLALTGGAIGQGIPVAIGAAVACPDKKVLCLTGDGAGMYTVQGLWTIARESLDVTVVVFANHSYRILGIELSRTGAGKPGVSAASLLDLGDPRIDWTALARGMGLPAVRCETAEAFDAALAGAMGQKGPIVIEAAMS, via the coding sequence ATGAACGGCGCCGATGCGATCCTCGCCACCCTGGCCGACAATGGAGTCGAGGCCTGTTTCGCCAATCCGGGCACCAGCGAGATGCACTTCGTCTCGGCCCTGGACCGCGAGCCGAGGATTCGCCCCGTACTATGCCTGTTCGAAGGCGTGGTGACCGGGGCCGCGGACGGCTACGGCCGCATGGCCGGCAAGCCCGCCGTGACCCTGCTGCACCTGGGCCCCGGCTACGCCAACGGCGTCGCCAACCTGCACAACGCCCGGCGCGCCTATACCCCGATCGTCAATGTGATCGGCGACCACGCCACCTATCACCGCAAATATGACGCGCCCCTGACCAGCGACATCGAGGCCCTGGCCCGGCCCAATTCGCGCTGGATCGGCGTGGCCGAGGACGCCGACCACGCCGCCTATCTGGCGGCCGAGGCGGTGCGCCACAGCTTCGGCCCGCCGGGCGGCTCGGCCACCCTGGTCCTGCCCGCCGACTGCGCCTGGTCGCCGGCGACGCGCAAGGGCGGGGTGGCGGAGCGGCCCATGCCGGCGGCGCCGGACGGCGCGCAGGTCGATGCGGCCGCCCGCGCGCTGAAGGCGGCGGCCAAGCCGGTGGTGCTGATCGGCGGCCAGGCCTGCGAGGCGCGCGGCCTGGCGGCGGCGGGTCGGCTGGCCGCCCACGGAATCCGCGTCCTGACCGACACCTTCGTCGCCCGCCAACCCCGCGGCGGCGCGCGCTACAGCCCTGACCGCATGCCCTATTTCGCCGAGATGGCCCTGTCGGACCTGGCCGGCGCGGATCTGATGGTGCTGGCGGGCACGACCCAGCCGGTCGCCTTCTTCGCCTATCCGGCGATGCCCAGCGTGCTGGTGCCCGAGGGCTGCCAGGAACTCAGCCTGGCCGGGCGCGCGGAGGACGCTGGCGCAGCTCTGGAAGCCCTGGCCGACGCCCTGGGCGCCCCGGCCGAGGCCGCGCCCAACGGATACGCCGTGCCGGAGCGGCCGACCGGCGAGATCAACGCCTACACCATCGGCGCCTCGATCGCCCGGCACATGCCGGAGGAGACGGTGATCTCGGACGACGCGGTGACCTCGGGCCTGCCGATCTTCATGCAGACCCGGGGCGCACGGCCGCACGACTGGCTGGCCCTGACCGGCGGGGCGATCGGCCAGGGCATTCCCGTGGCCATCGGCGCGGCGGTGGCCTGCCCCGACAAGAAGGTCCTGTGCCTGACCGGCGACGGGGCGGGCATGTACACGGTGCAGGGCCTGTGGACCATCGCCCGCGAGTCACTCGACGTGACCGTGGTGGTGTTCGCCAACCACAGCTACCGCATCCTGGGCATCGAGCTGTCGCGCACCGGCGCCGGCAAGCCCGGCGTCTCGGCGGCCAGCCTGCTGGACCTGGGCGACCCCCGGATCGACTGGACGGCCCTCGCCCGTGGCATGGGCCTGCCGGCGGTGCGCTGCGAGACCGCCGAAGCCTTCGACGCCGCCCTGGCCGGCGCCATGGGCCAGAAGGGGCCGATCGTGATCGAAGCGGCGATGAGCTAG
- a CDS encoding group II truncated hemoglobin — protein MSEENAIPSLCDWAGGPEALRRLARAFYAKVPADPLLGPVFAGMPAGHADRVARFIAEVLEGGPLYSGQGGSHALMISKHLGRQLTEAQRRRWVSLLLETADEAGLPDDPEFRSAFVGYLEWGSRLAVLNSRAGVSAPDPVQPMPRWNWGPPGGPYRAS, from the coding sequence ATGAGCGAAGAGAATGCGATCCCGAGCCTGTGCGACTGGGCCGGCGGGCCCGAAGCCTTGCGCCGCCTTGCCCGCGCCTTCTACGCCAAGGTACCGGCCGATCCGCTGCTGGGGCCGGTGTTCGCGGGCATGCCAGCCGGCCATGCCGACCGCGTGGCGCGCTTCATCGCCGAGGTGCTGGAGGGCGGTCCCTTGTATTCGGGTCAGGGCGGCTCCCACGCCCTGATGATCTCCAAACACCTCGGCCGCCAGCTTACGGAAGCCCAGCGCCGGCGATGGGTGTCGTTGCTGCTGGAGACCGCCGACGAGGCCGGCCTGCCGGATGACCCCGAATTCCGCTCGGCCTTCGTCGGTTACCTGGAGTGGGGTTCGCGCCTGGCGGTCCTCAATTCGCGCGCCGGCGTCAGTGCGCCCGATCCTGTCCAGCCCATGCCGCGCTGGAACTGGGGCCCGCCGGGCGGTCCATATCGGGCCAGCTAG
- a CDS encoding putative quinol monooxygenase yields the protein MGTVEYIRYALQAHDPETLIAAYAEAGRHLAAAPECQGYQLTQCEEEPSSFILRIHWTSTESHLEGFRRGPHFPPFLAAIRPFIPEIAEMRHYRPTEVVWTR from the coding sequence ATGGGAACGGTGGAATACATCCGCTACGCGCTTCAGGCGCACGATCCGGAGACTTTGATCGCCGCCTATGCCGAGGCCGGCCGGCATCTCGCCGCCGCGCCCGAGTGCCAGGGCTACCAACTGACCCAGTGCGAAGAGGAGCCGTCGAGCTTCATTTTGCGCATCCATTGGACCTCGACCGAGAGCCACCTGGAGGGCTTCCGCCGCGGACCGCATTTCCCGCCGTTTCTGGCCGCCATCCGTCCTTTCATCCCGGAGATCGCCGAGATGCGCCACTATCGCCCGACCGAGGTGGTGTGGACGCGATGA
- a CDS encoding winged helix-turn-helix transcriptional regulator, whose product MKRLKARYGCPVELALEFVGGKWKAVILAWLKESPHRYAELRARLPGVSDKVLTEKLKDLELLGLVEKAAINGSGSAVVYRLTERGEGLRPVLDALYAWGGALGPELSVIIGPGDSPTKKPAGEPAG is encoded by the coding sequence ATGAAGCGGTTGAAGGCGCGGTACGGCTGTCCGGTCGAGTTGGCGCTGGAGTTCGTCGGCGGCAAATGGAAGGCGGTGATTCTGGCCTGGCTTAAGGAGTCGCCGCACCGCTATGCCGAGTTGCGCGCCCGCCTGCCCGGCGTTTCCGACAAGGTGCTGACCGAAAAACTCAAGGACCTCGAGCTTTTGGGCCTGGTCGAGAAAGCCGCCATCAACGGGTCCGGCTCGGCTGTGGTCTATCGCCTGACCGAGCGGGGCGAAGGCCTGCGTCCGGTGCTGGATGCGCTCTACGCCTGGGGCGGAGCGCTCGGCCCGGAGCTGTCGGTGATCATCGGACCTGGCGATTCGCCCACGAAAAAGCCCGCCGGCGAGCCGGCGGGCTGA
- a CDS encoding MBL fold metallo-hydrolase has translation MADGIERGARERDGGEEDRRPALVYPLENTPDYGQAVDIAPGVKWMRMPLGGSLAFINVWAIEDDGGWAIVDTGMQTKDTSQAWRKVFSEALGGAPITRVFVTHLHPDHVGLAGWITRKFSSRVWMTRLEYLQCRMLVADTGREAPQDAIEFYRGCGWDEEALETYRARFGGFGKGVYQLPDSYHRIKHGDEIRIGAQTWRVVTGSGHSPEHACLYCPELKLFISGDQVLPKISSNVSVFPTEPDGDPLSDWLSSLARIKTLVPDDVLVLPAHNDPFIGLHARLDHLIRGHERGLDRLEKTLAEPRRAIDVFGALFARKINGDLLGMATGESMAHLNCLRTRGRATATRDDQGVVWWQAAG, from the coding sequence ATGGCGGACGGCATTGAGCGGGGAGCCCGCGAACGGGACGGCGGCGAGGAGGACCGCAGGCCCGCCCTGGTCTATCCGCTGGAGAACACGCCCGACTATGGGCAGGCCGTCGATATCGCCCCGGGCGTCAAGTGGATGCGCATGCCCCTGGGCGGCTCGCTGGCCTTCATCAACGTCTGGGCGATCGAGGACGACGGCGGCTGGGCCATCGTCGACACAGGCATGCAGACCAAGGACACCTCCCAGGCCTGGCGCAAGGTCTTTTCCGAGGCCCTGGGCGGCGCGCCGATCACCCGCGTGTTCGTCACCCACCTGCACCCCGACCATGTCGGCCTGGCGGGCTGGATCACGCGCAAGTTCAGCTCCCGGGTTTGGATGACGCGGCTGGAATATCTGCAGTGCCGCATGCTTGTGGCCGACACCGGTCGCGAGGCGCCGCAGGACGCCATCGAATTCTATCGCGGCTGCGGCTGGGACGAGGAGGCGCTGGAGACCTATCGCGCCCGCTTCGGCGGCTTCGGCAAGGGCGTCTATCAGCTGCCCGACAGCTATCACCGCATCAAGCACGGCGACGAGATCCGCATCGGCGCCCAGACCTGGCGCGTGGTCACCGGGTCAGGCCATTCGCCGGAGCACGCCTGCCTCTATTGCCCCGAGCTGAAGCTGTTCATCTCCGGCGACCAGGTGCTGCCCAAGATCAGCTCCAACGTCTCGGTCTTCCCCACCGAGCCGGATGGCGACCCTTTGAGCGACTGGCTGTCCTCGCTGGCCCGGATCAAGACCCTGGTTCCCGACGACGTCCTGGTGCTGCCGGCGCACAACGATCCGTTCATCGGCCTGCACGCCCGGCTGGACCACCTGATCCGCGGGCATGAGCGCGGCCTCGACCGGCTGGAGAAGACCCTGGCCGAGCCACGGCGGGCGATCGACGTGTTCGGAGCCCTGTTCGCGCGCAAGATCAATGGCGACCTTCTCGGCATGGCCACCGGCGAAAGCATGGCCCACCTGAACTGCCTCCGGACCCGCGGCCGCGCCACGGCGACCCGGGACGACCAGGGCGTGGTCTGGTGGCAGGCGGCGGGGTGA
- a CDS encoding SAM-dependent methyltransferase encodes MLTPTFWEIHSGLEREGPGDEASLMRALAMTEGLPAEPRILDLGCGPGAQTLSLLKHTAGTVTAVDTHQPFLDDLMSRARDAGVADRVTTSDASMADLPFEDESFDLIWSEGAIYFIGLPEGLAAWRRLLRPGGWIAVTEPCWLKPREALPQGALDNWAEYPAMATVQELEAVPARAGYRLAGSFVLPPAAWEAYYGPMQARVDVVRARHAGDAAALAEVARHQAEIDAYRAFGDCFSYLFLVMQRPA; translated from the coding sequence ATGCTGACGCCGACTTTCTGGGAAATCCATTCGGGTCTGGAGCGCGAGGGGCCTGGCGACGAGGCTTCGCTGATGCGGGCCCTGGCCATGACCGAGGGCCTGCCTGCTGAGCCACGGATTCTCGATCTCGGCTGCGGGCCGGGCGCCCAGACTCTGAGCCTCCTGAAGCACACCGCCGGGACCGTGACCGCGGTCGATACCCACCAGCCGTTCCTGGACGACCTGATGAGCCGCGCCCGAGACGCCGGCGTGGCTGACCGCGTGACGACGTCCGACGCCTCCATGGCCGACCTGCCGTTCGAGGACGAGAGCTTCGACCTGATCTGGAGCGAGGGGGCGATCTATTTCATCGGCCTGCCTGAAGGCCTCGCCGCCTGGCGGCGGCTGCTGCGGCCGGGGGGCTGGATTGCTGTAACCGAACCCTGCTGGCTGAAACCGCGCGAGGCCCTGCCCCAGGGCGCCCTGGACAACTGGGCGGAATATCCGGCCATGGCCACGGTCCAGGAGCTGGAGGCGGTCCCGGCCCGAGCCGGCTATCGCTTGGCGGGTTCGTTCGTGCTGCCGCCCGCGGCCTGGGAAGCCTATTACGGACCGATGCAGGCGCGCGTCGACGTCGTGCGGGCTCGCCACGCCGGCGACGCCGCGGCCCTGGCCGAAGTGGCGCGGCACCAGGCCGAGATCGACGCCTATCGTGCGTTCGGCGATTGCTTCAGCTACCTGTTCCTGGTGATGCAGCGCCCTGCCTAG
- a CDS encoding GNAT family N-acetyltransferase produces MSLTIRPARREDAALILGFIRDLADYEKLLHEAKATQADVEAILFSANPRAFCDIAELDGAPVGFALWFYNVSTFTGRHGIYLEDLFVRPQARGAGAGKALLAGLARRCRDEGLTRLDWAVLNWNAPSIAFYDSLGAGRQDEWTVRRLEGEALERLAGAAI; encoded by the coding sequence ATGTCCCTGACCATTCGCCCCGCCCGCCGCGAAGACGCCGCCCTGATCCTGGGCTTCATCCGCGACCTGGCGGACTATGAAAAGCTGCTGCACGAGGCCAAGGCGACCCAGGCCGACGTGGAGGCGATCCTGTTCTCGGCCAATCCCCGCGCCTTCTGCGACATCGCCGAGCTGGACGGGGCGCCGGTGGGCTTCGCCCTGTGGTTCTACAACGTCTCGACCTTCACCGGCCGCCACGGGATCTATCTGGAGGACCTGTTCGTGCGGCCGCAGGCGCGCGGCGCCGGCGCCGGCAAGGCGCTCCTGGCCGGCCTCGCCCGCCGCTGCCGCGACGAGGGCCTGACCCGGCTGGACTGGGCGGTGCTCAACTGGAACGCCCCCTCGATCGCCTTCTACGACAGCCTGGGCGCGGGCCGGCAGGACGAATGGACGGTGCGCCGGCTCGAGGGCGAGGCCCTGGAACGGCTGGCGGGCGCCGCGATCTAG
- a CDS encoding MlaA family lipoprotein: MKRSAAALAASLMLGAATNALAQASAPANADPWEPANRFGFSIFMAVDRVVMRPAAKVYERVLPKVVRTGVHNMLVNLGEPVVGMNDVFQGRFKQAAKTTVRFVADSTVGVGGMIDVGAKTGLPHHDNGFDLTLGRYRVKSGPYVFLPILGPSSVRDLFGICVDSVIDPLHWVNYPGRTALGVSRTLVGGVDTRAVNDAAFEALISDATDPYATLRSVYLQNQQSKIDEGKPPTDQPLPDFDEEKPAPAPQPQAEAAPAPEAVTEAAGADVADAPALDKTAAARDRTLDRLF, from the coding sequence TTGAAGCGATCCGCCGCAGCCCTCGCCGCCAGTCTGATGCTGGGCGCGGCGACCAACGCCCTGGCCCAGGCCTCTGCCCCCGCGAACGCCGACCCCTGGGAGCCGGCCAACCGCTTCGGTTTCAGCATTTTCATGGCCGTGGACCGGGTGGTGATGCGCCCGGCGGCCAAGGTCTATGAGCGCGTCCTGCCCAAGGTCGTGCGCACTGGCGTCCACAACATGCTGGTCAATCTCGGCGAGCCGGTCGTGGGGATGAACGATGTCTTCCAGGGGCGGTTCAAGCAGGCGGCCAAGACCACGGTCCGCTTCGTGGCCGACAGCACAGTCGGCGTGGGCGGCATGATCGACGTCGGCGCCAAGACCGGCCTGCCGCACCACGACAACGGCTTCGACCTCACGCTGGGCCGCTATCGCGTCAAGTCGGGGCCGTACGTCTTCCTGCCGATCCTGGGGCCGTCCTCGGTGCGCGACCTGTTCGGGATCTGCGTCGACAGCGTGATCGACCCCCTGCACTGGGTGAACTACCCCGGGCGCACGGCGCTGGGCGTCAGCCGCACGCTGGTGGGCGGGGTCGACACCCGCGCTGTCAACGACGCCGCCTTCGAAGCCCTGATCAGCGACGCCACCGACCCCTACGCCACCCTGCGCTCGGTCTATCTGCAAAACCAGCAGAGCAAGATCGACGAGGGCAAGCCCCCGACCGACCAGCCCCTGCCCGATTTTGACGAAGAAAAGCCGGCCCCGGCGCCCCAACCTCAGGCTGAAGCCGCGCCTGCGCCGGAAGCGGTGACCGAGGCCGCAGGCGCCGACGTGGCCGACGCGCCGGCCCTGGACAAGACCGCCGCCGCCCGGGACCGGACGCTGGACCGGTTGTTCTAG